The following proteins are encoded in a genomic region of Phragmites australis chromosome 9, lpPhrAust1.1, whole genome shotgun sequence:
- the LOC133928547 gene encoding uncharacterized protein LOC133928547, which yields MLTVDRGGDDLTRSSNEEQRTSKGGGEMIGYLRTRLHKKRRTRKRGGEAIGYHLTRSDKKQKTCEGAGETIGSLTSDADYAGLLGDSSGSDQDVCDWLSEEVALKMARSVVSLILFDGSINILASSGIPIESKKPVTRLLTSGSLSRIFVEKRNSGCDMKIQVCDASNNVATGWLEQHVLDRGFTLVNVKQPLDVRAVHLDHEVEILPDSNLVGVELIDSAGPTAIRGILTKDSSASEDGIELSYSTCKISKAGDGGPLFDGDGNFIGMNLFFDTGRGAFMQRSVIIEKLEQFEKKIKMLARRRFRSRRIRAPGPLKQNEKHYTSYPEGNELTNQDLLEEDLNSLGYPKSVDCGMVLVNTFEDTFGDSYDSGEGVWGILSETVSKDLSQSVVSLASYKGETRSFVCSGIVTEWNGCTTILTSASLVRDRLDEDKIDKNLRIDVLLTNKQRTEGTLQHYNLHYNIAIVSFKGSCALSTANIYDRALNTTQVVAVGRCFESGTLMATRGKLTRWQRHWRSRFDCNVIQYSTCEITKAGIGGPVVDFEGKFVGMNFYDEKEGTPFLPQAMILLVLAHFEKKRIVAEADDDGYTNRWPVPKPFWRHPDHHRNEDK from the exons ATGCTGACAGTTGATAGAGGTGGTGACGACCTCACAAGGAGCTCGAATGAGGAGCAAAGGACTAGCAAGGGTGGTGGAGAGATGATTGGTTATCTTCGCACAAGGTTGCATAAGAAGCGAAGGACTAGGAAGCGTGGGGGAGAAGCAATTGGTTATCATCTCACAAGGTCAGATAAGAAGCAAAAGACTTGCGAGGGTGCAGGAGAGACAATTGGTTCATTGACTTCAG ATGCTGATTATGCTGGGCTACTTGGTGACTCTAGTGGTTCTGATCAAGATGTCTGTGATTGGCTTAGTGAAGAAGTTGCGTTAAAAATGGCCAGAAGTGTCGTCTCGCTTATCTTGTTTGATG GATCCATTAATATATTAGCAAGCTCAGGCATCCCTATAGAAAGCAAAAAACCTGTTACAAGATTATTGACTTCAGGAAGTTTGAGTAGAATTTTTGTAGAAAAACGAAATTCTGGTTGTGACATGAAG ATTCAAGTGTGCGATGCATCCAATAATGTTGCCACAGGGTGGTTGGAACAGCATGTCTTGGATCGTGGATTTACTCTTGTCAACGTCAAACAACCCCTTGATGTTCGTGCAGTACATCTTGATCATGAGGTGGAAATTCTACCTGACAGTAACCTGGTAGGCGTAGAGCTTATTGATTCTGCCGGACCAACGGCCATAAGAGGGATCCTGACTAAAGATTCAAGCGCTTCTGAAGATGGCATAGAGCTTTCATACTCCACTTGTAAAATCTCTAAG GCTGGCGATGGTGGACCACTTTTTGACGGTGATGGGAACTTTATTGGCATGAACCTGTTTTTTGATACTGGAAGAGGTGCTTTCATGCAAAGGAGTGTAATTATTGAAAAATTGGagcaatttgagaaaaaaattaaaatgctTGCACGCAGAAGGTTTCG GTCTAGAAGAATACGCGCACCTGGGCCTTTGAAACAAAACGAAAAACACTATACCTCCTATCCAGAAG GAAATGAACTTACAAACCAGGATCTGTTGGAGGAGGATCTAAATTCCTTGGGTTATCCCAAGTCAGTGGATT GTGGCATGGTTTTGGTTAATACTTTTGAAGACACTTTTGGTGACTCATATGATTCTGGTGAAGGTGTCTGGGGTATACTCAGTGAAACAGTTTCAAAAGATTTGTCTCAGAGTGTTGTCTCCCTTGCTTCATACAAAG GAGAAACGAGGTCTTTTGTTTGTTCAGGCATAGTTACAGAATGGAATGGATGCACCACTATTCTGACTTCGGCAAGCTTGGTTAGAGATCGTCTTGATGAAGACAAGATCGATAAAAACCTCAGG ATTGACGTGTTGCTTACAAACAAACAACGCACCGAAGGGACATTGCAACATTACAACTTGCACTATAATATAGCTATTGTCAGTTTCAAGGGTTCCTGTGCTCTTTCTACAGCAAATATTTATGATCGGGCACTTAATACTACCCAAGTGGTAGCTGTAGGGCGTTGCTTTGAATCAGGCACGTTAATGGCCACGAGAGGGAAACTGACAAGGTGGCAAAGGCACTGGCGGAGCAGATTTGATTGCAATGTTATCCAATACTCCACTTGTGAAATCACTAAG GCTGGGATTGGAGGACCCGTTGTTGATTTTGAAGGAAAATTTGTTGGCATGAACTTCTATGATGAGAAAGAAGGGACCCCGTTCCTACCACAAGCTATGATTCTCCTAGTCCTGGCACATTTCGAGAAGAAAAG GATTGTTGCTGAAGCTGACGATGATGGTTACACGAATAG ATGGCCCGTGCCTAAGCCATTTTGGCGTCATCCCGATCATCATCGGAATGAGGACAAATAA